One part of the Planctomycetaceae bacterium genome encodes these proteins:
- a CDS encoding DUF1559 domain-containing protein — MIAIRRKHSASRFGRSAFTVVEVLVVITVLGVLLALILPAVQRARESSRRVACANHLKNVATAILSETVTDQRFPASGHWGENTSGAVVEYHNWVVSILPHLDQGNLFAAWNRQLPRNDPHNSQLAQTHVEVLLCPSDITNVSGGGLSYVVNGGFGWTTIHESAEDCPVGADKTPLDLNGNGEICDDDSATSGMLTDRQIFEMTGLFFLENWKATDAQPRLDRFTQRSHRPDSVHDGTTNTLMVTENVRVGYDPNDPHSNWSSSQALRNSFFLSPTICRDATCVAGNVDYRRANAGAHRINASLTLAEGEAPWPSSYHPGGINAAFADGSVRFLNESIDGGVYAALVSPQGSRLKGPLAQPVLSDGDF, encoded by the coding sequence ATGATTGCCATCCGTCGGAAGCACTCCGCGAGCCGTTTTGGCCGATCTGCATTTACCGTGGTCGAAGTGCTCGTTGTAATCACGGTGCTGGGCGTCCTCCTGGCGCTGATTCTGCCCGCGGTGCAGCGGGCAAGGGAATCGTCACGGCGTGTCGCGTGTGCCAATCACCTGAAGAATGTTGCCACCGCGATTCTTAGCGAAACTGTCACGGACCAGCGCTTTCCTGCGTCCGGCCACTGGGGTGAAAACACGAGCGGCGCGGTTGTGGAATATCACAACTGGGTTGTCTCAATCCTGCCTCATCTCGACCAGGGAAACCTCTTCGCCGCCTGGAATCGGCAACTGCCCCGCAATGATCCGCACAATTCTCAACTCGCTCAGACCCACGTGGAAGTCCTGCTGTGCCCGTCCGACATCACCAACGTCAGCGGCGGTGGTCTGAGCTACGTTGTCAATGGAGGCTTTGGCTGGACCACGATTCACGAGTCTGCGGAAGACTGCCCCGTCGGTGCTGATAAAACACCACTGGATCTGAATGGTAACGGTGAGATCTGCGACGACGATTCAGCAACATCAGGGATGCTCACGGATCGGCAGATTTTTGAAATGACCGGACTGTTCTTTCTGGAAAACTGGAAGGCCACAGATGCTCAGCCCAGACTGGATCGGTTCACGCAACGGTCCCATCGCCCGGACAGCGTGCACGACGGGACGACAAACACGCTGATGGTGACGGAAAACGTACGCGTCGGTTACGACCCGAATGATCCACACTCCAACTGGTCATCGTCGCAGGCCCTGCGTAATTCCTTCTTCCTGAGTCCGACTATCTGCCGGGATGCGACGTGTGTTGCCGGGAATGTTGATTATCGCCGGGCCAATGCCGGTGCCCATCGAATCAACGCGTCGCTCACGCTGGCGGAAGGTGAGGCCCCGTGGCCGTCCTCGTACCATCCCGGCGGCATCAACGCGGCCTTCGCAGACGGCAGCGTGCGGTTTCTGAATGAATCGATAGACGGTGGAGTCTACGCCGCACTGGTCAGTCCGCAGGGCAGTCGCCTGAAGGGGCCGCTCGCGCAACCCGTTCTTTCCGACGGCGATTTCTAA
- a CDS encoding imidazole glycerol phosphate synthase cyclase subunit, which yields MSTVRVIPRLDIKGPNLVKGIHLEGLRVLGRPEDFARYYYEAGADELIYQDVVASLYQRNSLLEFVSRTAQEIFVPLTVGGGLRTLGDISAALAAGADKVAINTAAIRDPELIRQAARRFGASTIVVAIEAIRQPDATYLAYTDNGREHTGIDAIEWAATVEQLGAGEILATSVDRDGTGDGFDLELTRNIAARVSIPVIAHGGAGSPADVIEVIRAANVDAVTVASLLHYDALRHIARDGCVPGEGNTEFLKSGRGTTRIQSTTLQQLKRELAAAGVSVRCEVSPA from the coding sequence ATGAGCACTGTTCGCGTAATTCCGCGGCTCGATATCAAAGGCCCGAATCTTGTCAAAGGGATTCACCTGGAAGGCCTGCGCGTGCTCGGCAGGCCCGAAGATTTCGCCAGATACTACTACGAAGCGGGAGCCGACGAACTGATCTATCAGGACGTCGTCGCCAGCCTGTACCAGCGGAACAGTCTGCTGGAGTTTGTGTCCCGTACAGCGCAGGAGATCTTTGTTCCGCTGACTGTCGGCGGCGGCCTGAGAACTCTGGGCGACATTTCCGCGGCGCTGGCTGCGGGAGCGGACAAGGTGGCCATCAATACCGCTGCCATTCGGGATCCGGAGCTGATTCGTCAGGCAGCGCGGCGATTCGGGGCTTCGACCATCGTGGTCGCCATTGAGGCGATTCGTCAGCCGGACGCGACGTATCTTGCGTACACGGACAACGGCCGCGAGCACACCGGCATCGACGCCATTGAATGGGCAGCCACCGTCGAACAACTGGGCGCCGGTGAGATTCTGGCGACCTCCGTCGACAGAGACGGCACGGGTGACGGCTTTGATCTGGAACTGACTCGAAACATCGCGGCCCGCGTTTCGATTCCCGTGATTGCTCACGGAGGCGCCGGATCACCGGCGGATGTCATCGAAGTCATTCGAGCCGCGAATGTTGATGCCGTCACCGTCGCCAGCCTGTTGCACTACGACGCGTTGCGGCACATCGCCCGCGACGGCTGCGTTCCCGGTGAAGGCAATACCGAATTCCTGAAAAGCGGTCGCGGAACAACACGGATTCAGTCCACGACATTGCAGCAGCTCAAACGCGAACTGGCTGCTGCCGGAGTCTCGGTACGCTGTGAAGTGAGTCCAGCATGA
- the hisH gene encoding imidazole glycerol phosphate synthase subunit HisH: MTTLRIQIVDYRLGNLFSIRQACQRIGIDAVVSSSPQSFDSVDGIILPGVGAFGNAMESLRELNLISSLRTFAASGKPLLGICLGMQLLFDESEEFGRHEGLGILPGTVRRIPDQTLAGRRLRVPNVGWNPVARSNSGVADRVLEGIADDEFMYFVHSYCAVPADSADVLTSTTYGSIRYCSAVRRGHILGVQFHPEKSAGAGLRILKNWARELSDRSAPGQPEPVSRQPAKH, encoded by the coding sequence ATGACCACGCTTCGGATTCAGATTGTGGACTATCGGCTGGGCAACCTGTTCAGCATCCGACAGGCCTGCCAGCGCATTGGAATCGACGCCGTCGTGTCATCGTCACCACAGAGTTTTGATTCGGTTGACGGCATTATTCTTCCCGGCGTCGGCGCGTTCGGAAACGCCATGGAGAGCCTTCGGGAGTTGAACCTGATTTCGTCGCTGCGAACTTTTGCCGCTTCGGGAAAACCGCTGCTGGGAATCTGCCTGGGCATGCAGTTGCTATTTGACGAAAGCGAGGAGTTCGGGCGGCACGAAGGTCTGGGGATTCTGCCGGGAACGGTTCGCCGAATTCCCGATCAGACGCTGGCCGGGCGACGGCTGCGAGTCCCGAACGTTGGCTGGAATCCGGTCGCTCGTTCGAATTCAGGCGTCGCCGATCGGGTGCTTGAAGGAATTGCGGACGACGAGTTCATGTACTTCGTCCATTCCTACTGCGCCGTGCCCGCGGATTCGGCTGACGTCCTGACGTCGACGACGTACGGTTCGATTCGGTATTGCTCCGCCGTGCGGAGAGGCCATATCCTTGGCGTCCAGTTTCATCCGGAGAAAAGTGCCGGTGCGGGTCTGCGAATTCTGAAAAACTGGGCTCGCGAATTGTCAGACCGTTCCGCTCCGGGCCAACCAGAACCGGTTTCGCGGCAACCCGCGAAACATTAA
- a CDS encoding MBOAT family O-acyltransferase, translating to MLFNSVDFAIFLPIVFLVYWSPIRRHLQAHNFFVTAASYLFYGWWDYRFLALIAFSTLVDYVVGLRLAQTDSPRRRALLLWISVLVNLSLLGFFKYFNFFVDSFAGAFAFFGREIHTPALNVVLPVGISFYTLQTLSYTIDVYRRKLEPTRDFLAFAAFVSFFPQLVAGPIERATHLLPQFYQRRNFDYGTGVDGLRQILWGLFTKVVIADNCAVCANAVFNNSDGYSGSTLIAGALFFSFQVYGDFAGYSNIAIGTAKLFGFDLMRNFACPYFSRDIAEFWRRWHISLSTWFRDYLYFPLGGSRCGTGMAIRNVFVVFLVSGLWHGANWTFLAWGALNALYFLPLMLLKRNRHHTDVVAAGRMFPAVREIAAMCVTFGLTTFAWIFFRAESVTHAIRYIARIFTPAAFEWPEVFPLDVVAITGLFVLLEWRGREQPFAIADLGFGWPRPLRWALYYGICVAITAMAGEQQQFIYFQF from the coding sequence ATGTTGTTCAATTCCGTCGACTTTGCCATCTTCCTGCCGATCGTCTTTCTGGTGTACTGGAGCCCGATCCGGCGGCATCTGCAGGCTCATAATTTCTTCGTCACCGCCGCCAGCTATCTGTTTTACGGATGGTGGGACTACCGCTTTCTGGCGCTGATCGCCTTCAGTACGCTGGTTGACTACGTGGTCGGGCTGCGACTGGCACAGACGGATTCGCCGCGCCGCCGGGCGCTGCTGCTGTGGATCAGCGTGCTTGTCAATCTGAGTCTGCTGGGTTTTTTCAAGTACTTCAACTTCTTTGTCGACTCCTTTGCGGGAGCCTTCGCGTTTTTCGGTCGCGAGATCCACACGCCGGCCCTGAACGTTGTGCTGCCTGTCGGCATCAGCTTCTACACGCTGCAGACACTGAGCTACACAATTGACGTGTACCGCCGGAAACTGGAGCCCACTCGCGATTTCCTGGCATTTGCCGCGTTTGTCAGCTTCTTCCCGCAGCTTGTGGCCGGGCCGATTGAACGCGCGACTCATCTGTTGCCGCAGTTCTACCAGCGACGAAACTTCGACTACGGCACGGGAGTCGACGGGCTGCGGCAGATCCTGTGGGGACTGTTCACGAAAGTCGTCATCGCCGACAACTGCGCCGTCTGCGCGAATGCCGTCTTCAATAATTCCGACGGATACAGCGGCAGCACGCTGATTGCCGGAGCGCTGTTCTTCAGTTTTCAGGTGTACGGAGACTTCGCGGGATATTCCAACATCGCCATCGGAACGGCGAAGCTGTTTGGATTCGATCTGATGCGGAACTTTGCCTGTCCGTACTTTTCCCGCGACATCGCGGAGTTCTGGCGACGCTGGCACATTTCGCTGTCGACCTGGTTCCGCGACTACCTTTACTTTCCGCTGGGCGGCAGCCGCTGCGGCACCGGAATGGCCATCCGGAACGTATTTGTCGTGTTCCTGGTCAGCGGCCTGTGGCACGGCGCCAACTGGACATTTCTTGCCTGGGGAGCACTCAACGCTCTCTATTTTCTGCCGCTGATGCTGCTGAAACGCAACCGGCACCATACGGATGTTGTGGCCGCGGGCCGGATGTTTCCGGCGGTTCGCGAAATCGCCGCGATGTGTGTGACGTTTGGTCTGACAACCTTTGCATGGATTTTCTTCCGGGCGGAATCCGTTACTCACGCGATTCGCTACATCGCCCGAATCTTCACGCCAGCCGCTTTCGAATGGCCGGAAGTGTTTCCGCTCGACGTGGTTGCCATCACGGGACTCTTCGTTTTGCTGGAATGGCGCGGCCGCGAACAGCCGTTCGCGATTGCCGACCTGGGGTTCGGCTGGCCGCGCCCGCTGCGTTGGGCGCTGTACTACGGAATCTGCGTTGCCATCACGGCGATGGCCGGCGAACAGCAGCAGTTCATCTACTTTCAGTTCTGA
- a CDS encoding glycosyltransferase family 39 protein, with protein sequence MRCVALVTVRIALAALAIAMLAWWLWHAESTVLWSHAVLVAVAAVAGLWQRLRWRTSRNAVASDHHADRGSLAEQNASTAVFWVIAVALGMLSFNGHWLTGEDQRAWQPAIHDEFSYLFQAKTFLAGRLWHPGHPTLPRLFDQIHVLNEGKFASRYFPGTGLWLAPFLAMGFPLAGQWLAGSLATMLVFGSTLQITSLRAAVVAGLVMAVSPLVLLLGNFMTASQPTLLGMSLFLCAFLRMRRTGSAWFAILAGFGLTFAMLCRPLTAAALAFPFGLWCLAESIRDQSRRRLLIPLAAPVLCGLLALFLYNQQITGSGWISPWQQYNSVYTPSHRYGFNNVTLDTGPRIDRDYNDFADNLTPDLAFRNARRRMVSSWTLIVGIVPLSLAALVFATGLRRLDEASLALLSSAACLHLAYSFYWFAGVFQCHYVAEATGCWAILFACAADAASRRNGGGGAALKILFLGTTMLGLAEAYGAYGTGGYRDASDGFRSFRNRHTAFADLVQQHTGTVRALVLVPEPPLNLHVDYVVNDPQLRNRVLFGRHYADLDEQQIAKEFPDRQVYVFDERRFEIHPLVNDERE encoded by the coding sequence ATGAGATGTGTTGCTCTGGTAACAGTCCGGATCGCACTCGCCGCACTCGCGATCGCGATGCTGGCGTGGTGGCTTTGGCACGCCGAATCGACAGTTCTGTGGAGTCATGCCGTTCTGGTCGCGGTCGCTGCGGTCGCCGGCCTTTGGCAGCGATTGCGTTGGCGCACTTCACGGAACGCCGTCGCCAGCGATCACCACGCGGACCGCGGATCACTGGCCGAACAGAATGCCTCGACCGCCGTGTTTTGGGTGATTGCTGTCGCCCTTGGAATGCTTTCCTTCAACGGGCACTGGTTGACAGGGGAAGACCAGCGAGCCTGGCAACCCGCGATCCACGATGAATTCAGCTATTTGTTTCAGGCGAAGACGTTTCTGGCGGGAAGACTCTGGCATCCCGGCCACCCGACGCTCCCCAGGCTGTTCGATCAGATTCACGTGCTGAACGAAGGGAAGTTTGCGAGTCGGTACTTCCCGGGAACGGGACTTTGGCTGGCTCCGTTTCTTGCGATGGGATTTCCTTTGGCCGGACAGTGGCTGGCCGGCAGTCTGGCGACGATGCTGGTTTTCGGCAGCACGCTGCAAATCACCAGTCTGCGCGCCGCGGTTGTTGCAGGCCTGGTGATGGCCGTTTCACCGCTCGTGCTGCTGCTCGGAAACTTCATGACCGCCAGCCAGCCGACTCTGCTGGGAATGAGTCTGTTCCTGTGTGCGTTTCTGCGAATGAGGCGAACCGGCAGCGCATGGTTCGCCATTTTGGCGGGATTCGGACTGACATTCGCCATGCTCTGCCGTCCGCTGACCGCGGCAGCTCTGGCATTCCCCTTCGGGTTGTGGTGCCTCGCCGAAAGCATCCGCGACCAGTCACGACGACGACTGTTGATTCCTCTCGCCGCACCTGTTCTCTGCGGGCTGCTGGCGTTGTTCCTGTACAATCAGCAAATCACCGGCAGCGGCTGGATCTCGCCCTGGCAGCAGTACAACTCTGTCTATACACCCAGTCATCGCTACGGCTTCAACAACGTGACTTTGGATACAGGCCCGAGAATCGACCGGGACTATAACGACTTTGCAGACAATCTGACCCCTGATCTTGCTTTCCGAAACGCACGGCGACGCATGGTCAGCAGCTGGACGCTGATCGTTGGCATCGTGCCGCTGTCACTGGCCGCGCTGGTGTTCGCCACCGGACTCCGTCGGCTCGACGAGGCCAGTCTCGCGCTGTTGTCCTCGGCAGCCTGCCTGCACCTTGCCTATTCCTTCTACTGGTTTGCCGGTGTCTTCCAGTGCCACTATGTGGCCGAAGCGACCGGCTGCTGGGCCATTCTTTTCGCATGTGCGGCGGATGCTGCATCTCGCAGGAACGGTGGCGGTGGTGCAGCACTCAAAATACTGTTCCTCGGAACCACAATGCTCGGGCTGGCCGAGGCTTACGGAGCGTACGGGACGGGAGGTTATCGTGACGCCTCGGACGGATTTCGGTCGTTCCGAAATCGTCATACGGCGTTCGCAGATCTCGTACAGCAACACACCGGCACTGTTCGGGCTCTGGTACTGGTCCCGGAACCCCCGCTGAATCTCCACGTCGACTACGTCGTCAACGATCCGCAGCTCCGCAACCGAGTCCTGTTCGGTCGGCACTACGCGGACCTGGACGAGCAACAGATTGCAAAGGAATTTCCTGACCGCCAAGTCTACGTCTTCGACGAACGGCGGTTCGAGATCCATCCGCTCGTCAATGACGAGCGGGAATGA
- a CDS encoding phospholipid carrier-dependent glycosyltransferase: MRCDHLAAVTLLVIHAGLLAWSATKHSPTAQEPQSLVAGLSHWELGDFQLFRVNPPLVRMVAALPVIAAGYESDWSKLKPGIGDRPGFDVGNDFAAANGERTFWLITIARWACIPFSLAGGVSCFLWAKELTGRPTGGLIALFLWSFDPNILAHGEFIMTDCAAAAFGVAAGYGFWRWLRRPNWQRAVVAGILLGLAQLTKTSWILLYALWPAVWLCWSRFGRHRELPQSDGAFPGFRIQSGQLAVILLISVYLLNLIYGFDGTLTPLREFHFVSRALNGADQTGQVGNRFRDSVLGHIPVPLPLPYVEGIDIQKSDFEKPWRSFLRGEWKPGGWWYYYLYGFCVKTPHGTQLLFVIAVLTTLVGLCRRKSAARSHAAVPASDLAVVLLPPIALIALVSSQLAMNLHFRYVLPSTGFLFVFIAATFVGLLPKRIEAEPPGRC; this comes from the coding sequence TTGCGGTGTGATCACCTCGCGGCAGTGACGCTGCTGGTGATTCATGCCGGATTGCTTGCCTGGTCCGCGACAAAGCACTCGCCGACTGCTCAGGAACCGCAGTCTCTCGTCGCCGGACTCAGCCACTGGGAACTCGGCGACTTTCAACTGTTTCGAGTGAATCCGCCGCTGGTCAGAATGGTGGCGGCTCTGCCTGTGATCGCCGCTGGCTACGAAAGCGACTGGAGCAAGCTCAAACCGGGAATCGGCGATCGGCCCGGCTTTGATGTCGGCAACGACTTTGCCGCTGCGAACGGTGAACGGACTTTTTGGCTGATCACGATCGCGCGCTGGGCCTGCATTCCATTCAGCCTGGCTGGCGGAGTTTCCTGTTTTCTGTGGGCCAAAGAGCTGACCGGTCGGCCGACGGGAGGACTGATCGCACTGTTCCTGTGGTCGTTCGATCCCAACATTCTGGCCCACGGTGAATTCATCATGACGGACTGCGCGGCGGCGGCGTTCGGCGTTGCGGCCGGGTATGGTTTCTGGAGATGGCTCAGACGACCGAACTGGCAGCGGGCGGTTGTCGCAGGCATCCTGCTCGGACTGGCGCAACTGACGAAAACCAGTTGGATTCTCCTGTACGCGTTGTGGCCGGCGGTCTGGCTTTGCTGGTCGAGGTTCGGCCGCCACCGAGAGCTTCCGCAATCCGACGGGGCATTTCCGGGCTTTCGGATTCAGTCAGGTCAACTGGCGGTGATTCTGCTGATCTCCGTCTACCTGCTGAATCTGATCTACGGCTTCGACGGAACACTGACTCCGCTGCGCGAGTTCCATTTCGTCAGCCGGGCACTTAATGGCGCAGACCAGACGGGACAGGTCGGAAATCGATTTCGGGATTCTGTTCTGGGACATATCCCGGTGCCGCTGCCGCTTCCCTACGTGGAGGGGATCGACATCCAGAAAAGCGATTTCGAAAAGCCCTGGCGATCTTTTCTCCGCGGCGAATGGAAACCTGGCGGATGGTGGTACTACTACCTCTACGGATTCTGCGTCAAGACGCCACACGGAACGCAGCTTCTGTTTGTCATTGCCGTGTTGACGACTCTGGTGGGATTGTGCCGGCGAAAGTCTGCCGCCCGGTCGCATGCCGCGGTGCCAGCGTCTGATCTGGCAGTCGTGCTGTTGCCGCCGATCGCACTGATAGCGCTGGTCAGTTCGCAGCTCGCGATGAACCTTCACTTTCGCTACGTCCTGCCGTCAACGGGTTTTCTGTTTGTCTTCATTGCCGCAACGTTTGTTGGTTTGCTGCCAAAACGGATCGAAGCCGAACCGCCGGGTCGGTGCTGA